One window of Solwaraspora sp. WMMA2056 genomic DNA carries:
- a CDS encoding winged helix-turn-helix domain-containing protein, producing MTGGEVPLVVCVSTDPAVRERLVSRVDDLGAVLVVNNLTELRTMLLSTAVADELAVADGPTATVGRSPAGPTRLGDLLIDPVSTEVTWRGEALALTPLERATLLRLASPPLRLWTYRQLFEAVWGGAYLGDRAALHATVKRLRRKLAALPNGPRVRTVRGAGYHLVSG from the coding sequence GTGACGGGTGGCGAGGTGCCGTTGGTGGTGTGCGTGTCCACCGACCCGGCGGTACGCGAGCGGCTGGTGTCCCGGGTCGACGACCTCGGCGCCGTACTGGTCGTCAACAACCTCACCGAGCTGCGGACCATGCTGCTGTCGACGGCGGTGGCCGATGAACTGGCGGTGGCCGACGGGCCGACGGCGACCGTTGGTCGGTCGCCGGCCGGGCCGACCCGACTCGGTGACCTGCTGATCGATCCGGTCTCCACCGAGGTCACCTGGCGCGGCGAGGCGCTGGCGCTCACCCCGTTGGAACGGGCGACGCTGCTGCGGCTGGCCAGCCCGCCGCTGCGGCTGTGGACGTACCGGCAGCTGTTCGAGGCGGTCTGGGGCGGCGCCTACCTGGGCGACCGGGCCGCGCTGCACGCCACCGTGAAGCGACTTCGTCGCAAGCTCGCCGCGCTGCCGAACGGGCCACGGGTACGCACCGTCCGAGGGGCCGGCTACCACCTGGTGTCCGGCTGA
- a CDS encoding DUF3817 domain-containing protein, which produces MSGSLRLLRIAAGVELATLIMMLANLATVHWPAVSSLLGPTHGAAYLLVVVAAAQQPAAPRSARLLSLLPGVGGLLALRALPTQR; this is translated from the coding sequence ATGTCGGGCAGTCTGCGGCTGCTGCGGATCGCCGCCGGAGTCGAACTCGCAACCCTGATCATGATGCTGGCCAATCTGGCGACGGTGCACTGGCCGGCGGTGTCGTCGCTGCTGGGCCCGACCCACGGGGCGGCGTACCTGCTTGTGGTCGTCGCGGCCGCGCAGCAGCCGGCCGCGCCGCGATCGGCCCGGCTGCTCAGCCTGCTGCCCGGCGTCGGTGGACTGCTCGCGCTCCGCGCGCTACCGACTCAGCGGTAA
- a CDS encoding erythromycin esterase family protein, giving the protein MSADAPAAVLDWLSTHARPMRLYGDTPWRDVVTDLADALLPSRADHDVHAAPTVIGLAPTTRESAEVSELQVGLLQALVTRGVRTVVIQDTTGIGARLDRWARTGETSDTGPEAILADVWGPWRTESLRRALLWLRAHNATQPTDQVEIRGIVRPTTVPADYDRVLALTAGTRDHEQISALLATIRVAHDGGEHVERAHGRWTGAPFVDLARQARTATAAVLAPGSDATTRALAALDRIVRFHAAPLSRGRSGDDEETAAADQLVEHLRATGRRAVVWDGIGHLAARGTGFGSRLRAHLGTRYRCLLTTFGSGRIRDLRLPAPRPDSLDQTLDHVAARLGAGYAVDLTAAPKPDAVGRWLAGGHAVRLVSGMYHPDEDERHYSALDDLAGSVDVLLHLPEISPIRYVEPPETEG; this is encoded by the coding sequence ATGAGCGCCGACGCTCCGGCGGCGGTCCTCGACTGGCTGTCCACCCACGCCCGACCGATGCGACTGTACGGCGACACCCCGTGGCGGGACGTCGTGACCGACCTCGCCGACGCCCTTCTGCCGAGCCGGGCAGACCACGATGTGCATGCCGCGCCGACGGTCATCGGCCTCGCGCCGACGACCCGGGAGAGCGCCGAGGTCAGCGAACTGCAGGTCGGCCTACTCCAGGCGTTGGTGACCCGAGGCGTGCGTACCGTCGTCATCCAGGACACCACCGGGATCGGCGCACGGCTCGACCGCTGGGCCAGGACCGGGGAGACGTCAGATACCGGTCCCGAGGCGATCCTGGCCGACGTATGGGGGCCGTGGCGCACCGAGTCGCTGCGCCGCGCGCTGCTCTGGTTGCGCGCCCACAACGCCACCCAGCCGACCGACCAGGTGGAGATTCGTGGGATCGTCCGCCCCACGACGGTGCCCGCCGACTACGACCGGGTCCTCGCCCTGACGGCGGGCACCCGCGACCACGAGCAGATATCAGCGCTCCTGGCGACGATCCGGGTCGCACACGACGGCGGCGAACACGTGGAACGCGCCCACGGCAGGTGGACCGGCGCGCCCTTCGTCGACCTGGCCCGGCAGGCCCGGACCGCGACGGCAGCCGTGCTCGCACCCGGCTCCGACGCCACGACCCGTGCACTCGCGGCGCTCGACCGCATCGTGCGATTCCACGCCGCCCCACTGAGCCGAGGCCGCAGCGGCGACGACGAAGAGACGGCCGCCGCAGACCAGCTCGTCGAACACCTGCGGGCCACCGGCCGGCGAGCCGTCGTCTGGGACGGGATCGGGCATCTCGCCGCCCGGGGGACCGGCTTCGGCTCTCGACTCCGCGCGCACCTCGGGACGCGCTACCGCTGCCTGCTGACCACCTTCGGATCTGGCCGTATCCGGGACCTGCGCCTGCCGGCACCACGCCCCGACAGCCTGGACCAGACGCTCGACCACGTCGCGGCCAGGCTGGGCGCGGGGTACGCGGTCGACCTGACCGCAGCGCCGAAACCCGACGCGGTCGGGCGGTGGCTGGCCGGCGGGCACGCCGTACGCCTGGTTTCGGGCATGTATCACCCCGACGAGGACGAGCGACACTACTCCGCGCTCGACGACCTCGCCGGATCCGTGGACGTCCTCCTGCACCTGCCGGAGATCAGCCCAATTAGATACGTCGAGCCTCCAGAGACGGAGGGCTGA
- a CDS encoding helix-turn-helix domain-containing protein — translation MHRIAILAFDGVIPFDLSTPVEVFSRLRLPDGRAAYQVVVCAATPEVDAGAFTLRPAADLTALAAADTVIVPGCADLSAPVPQPVLAALRAAAAAGTRIASICSGAFVLAAAGLLDGRPATTHWRAAAELAARYPAVRVDPDVLYVDDGQILTSAGAAAGLDLCLHLVRRDHGSAAAADAARLSVMPLERSGGQAQFIPAQAPPGPPEPAIEPLLIWLREQAAEPLTLARIADRAGMSPRTQHRRFREHTGVAPLRWLQEARIRQAQHLLEATDDGVEQISRRVGFGSPTAFRDSFKRIVGTSPYAYRGAFRRPVVAATYGR, via the coding sequence ATGCACCGGATCGCGATCCTCGCCTTCGACGGGGTGATCCCGTTCGACCTGTCCACCCCGGTCGAAGTGTTCAGCCGGCTGCGGCTGCCCGACGGGCGGGCGGCATACCAGGTGGTGGTCTGCGCCGCGACACCCGAGGTGGACGCCGGCGCGTTCACCCTGCGGCCGGCCGCCGACCTGACCGCGCTGGCCGCCGCCGACACGGTGATCGTCCCCGGCTGCGCCGACCTGTCGGCTCCCGTACCGCAACCGGTGCTGGCCGCGCTGCGCGCCGCAGCCGCCGCCGGGACCCGGATCGCCTCGATCTGCTCCGGGGCGTTCGTGCTCGCCGCCGCCGGACTGCTCGACGGCCGACCGGCCACCACCCACTGGCGCGCCGCCGCCGAACTGGCCGCCCGCTACCCGGCCGTACGGGTCGACCCGGACGTGCTCTACGTCGACGACGGGCAGATCCTGACCTCCGCTGGGGCCGCCGCCGGCCTCGACCTCTGCCTGCACCTGGTCCGGCGCGACCACGGCTCAGCGGCGGCCGCCGACGCCGCCCGGCTGTCGGTGATGCCGTTGGAACGCAGCGGCGGGCAGGCCCAGTTCATTCCCGCACAGGCGCCGCCGGGTCCGCCCGAGCCGGCGATCGAGCCGCTACTGATCTGGCTGCGTGAGCAGGCGGCCGAGCCGTTGACGCTGGCCCGGATCGCCGACCGGGCCGGGATGAGCCCACGGACCCAGCACCGGCGCTTCCGCGAACACACCGGAGTCGCGCCGCTGCGCTGGCTGCAGGAGGCCCGGATCCGGCAGGCCCAGCACCTGCTGGAGGCCACCGATGACGGGGTGGAGCAGATCAGCCGCCGGGTCGGCTTCGGCTCGCCGACCGCGTTCCGGGACAGCTTCAAGCGGATCGTCGGCACCAGCCCGTACGCCTACCGGGGCGCGTTCCGTCGCCCCGTCGTCGCGGCGACGTACGGTCGATGA
- a CDS encoding nucleotidyl transferase AbiEii/AbiGii toxin family protein — protein MEEVHLRLAEIGLRAAGRYGFALAGGYAVQAHGILVRPSEDIDLFTAWERRDDFEVAVDAVVAAYRSGGYAVEVTQRFETFARLAVTEPVEPDRPYKVELAANWRALPPVTMDIGPVLHSDDVVAGKMSALFTRAEPRDFLDVDAAQQTGRYSRERILELAEQADAGFDRRILADLFDMLPRYPDRRFAAYGTAPQDIAAMRGRFADWREQLLAEPQEPT, from the coding sequence GTGGAAGAGGTCCACCTTCGGCTGGCGGAGATCGGGCTTCGTGCCGCCGGCCGCTATGGATTTGCCCTGGCAGGCGGTTACGCCGTGCAGGCACACGGGATTCTCGTCCGACCAAGCGAGGACATCGACCTGTTCACCGCCTGGGAACGGCGCGATGACTTCGAGGTCGCGGTGGACGCCGTTGTCGCGGCCTACCGTTCGGGCGGTTACGCCGTCGAGGTCACCCAGCGGTTCGAGACCTTCGCTCGGCTCGCGGTCACCGAACCTGTCGAACCGGACCGGCCGTACAAGGTCGAACTCGCCGCGAACTGGCGTGCGTTGCCGCCCGTGACCATGGACATCGGTCCCGTCCTGCACAGCGACGACGTCGTCGCAGGAAAAATGTCTGCCCTCTTCACCCGCGCCGAACCGAGAGATTTCCTCGACGTCGATGCTGCCCAGCAGACTGGTCGGTACTCCCGTGAGCGAATCCTCGAACTTGCCGAGCAGGCCGATGCCGGATTCGACAGACGGATCCTCGCCGATCTGTTCGACATGCTGCCGCGCTACCCGGACCGCCGCTTTGCGGCCTACGGCACTGCACCACAGGACATCGCAGCGATGCGCGGGCGATTCGCGGACTGGCGGGAGCAACTCCTCGCCGAGCCGCAGGAGCCCACGTAG
- a CDS encoding acetamidase/formamidase family protein: MRHTLEPDARTLHGYFSPDYPPVLTIDPGDTVTVRTLDCWWSAGPYAGGPHDQRPRHAAYRPGFGHALVGPVAVRGARPGTTLSVRVDEVLPAEWGTTLAGSALTPHSDRYGIAGTETVHTWQLDPAAGTGRNQLGHTVTLRPFLGVLGMPPAQPGEHSTIPPRRCGGNLDCKDLVVGSTLLLPVTVDGALLSVGDGHAAQGDGEICGTAIECPMDRVALTFDLVDDQPLTGPVARVDGAWLTLGLGDTLDAAAADALDAMITLMSRRYGLSRGDAVALASVVVDVRVTQIVNGVVGVHARLADDALR; this comes from the coding sequence ATGCGGCACACCCTGGAGCCGGACGCCCGGACCCTGCACGGCTACTTCTCACCCGACTATCCACCGGTGCTCACCATCGACCCCGGTGACACGGTCACCGTCCGTACCCTCGACTGCTGGTGGTCGGCCGGGCCGTATGCCGGTGGGCCGCACGACCAGCGGCCCCGGCACGCCGCGTACCGGCCGGGGTTCGGCCACGCGCTGGTCGGACCGGTGGCGGTGCGCGGTGCCCGGCCGGGGACGACCCTGTCGGTACGCGTCGACGAGGTGCTGCCGGCCGAGTGGGGCACCACCCTCGCCGGCAGCGCGTTGACCCCGCACAGCGACCGGTACGGCATCGCCGGCACCGAGACCGTGCACACCTGGCAACTGGACCCGGCCGCCGGCACCGGGCGCAACCAGCTCGGCCACACGGTGACGCTGCGGCCGTTCCTCGGGGTGCTCGGCATGCCACCGGCGCAGCCCGGTGAACACTCGACGATCCCGCCCCGGCGCTGCGGCGGCAACCTGGACTGCAAGGACCTGGTAGTCGGCAGCACCCTGCTGCTGCCGGTCACCGTCGACGGCGCGCTCCTCTCCGTCGGCGACGGACACGCCGCCCAGGGCGACGGCGAGATCTGCGGTACGGCGATCGAATGCCCGATGGACCGGGTCGCGCTCACCTTCGACCTGGTCGACGACCAGCCGCTGACCGGGCCGGTGGCCCGGGTCGACGGTGCCTGGCTGACCCTCGGCCTGGGCGACACCCTGGACGCCGCCGCCGCCGACGCGCTCGACGCGATGATCACGCTGATGTCCCGCCGGTACGGACTGTCCCGGGGTGACGCGGTCGCCCTGGCCAGCGTCGTCGTCGACGTACGGGTCACCCAGATCGTCAACGGCGTCGTCGGCGTGCACGCCCGGCTCGCCGACGACGCCCTCCGCTGA
- a CDS encoding DUF2269 family protein encodes MTKFLLSVHVLAAIVAIGPVTVAASMFPAAARRAIADPQDAAARTTLRTLHRICRVYAAVGIVVPVFGLATATSLGVLTDTWLLVSITLTVVAAALLVLRVLPRQAALLAGLDTAGTEPQQTATVAATASTPTTAPGRLAAYTGVFNLLWATVTVLMIVRPGSTTGV; translated from the coding sequence GTGACGAAATTTCTGCTCTCCGTACACGTGCTGGCGGCGATCGTGGCGATCGGCCCGGTCACCGTCGCGGCCAGCATGTTCCCGGCCGCCGCCCGGCGGGCGATTGCCGACCCGCAGGACGCCGCCGCCCGCACGACGCTGCGGACGCTGCACCGGATCTGCCGGGTGTACGCCGCCGTCGGGATCGTCGTGCCGGTGTTCGGCCTGGCCACCGCCACCAGCCTCGGAGTGCTCACCGACACCTGGCTGCTCGTGTCGATCACACTCACCGTGGTCGCCGCCGCGCTGCTGGTGCTGCGGGTGCTCCCCCGCCAGGCGGCGCTGCTGGCCGGACTCGACACTGCCGGCACAGAGCCGCAGCAGACGGCGACAGTGGCGGCGACAGCGAGCACGCCGACCACGGCACCGGGGCGGCTGGCGGCGTACACCGGGGTGTTCAACCTGCTCTGGGCGACCGTCACCGTGCTGATGATCGTCCGGCCCGGCTCGACGACCGGGGTGTGA
- a CDS encoding S8 family serine peptidase: MIHPPGRTGPPPAGVRYAAAIVRYVAATLAVVLGVTAATTAAPAASAAPIGGTGDAPAAVSAELLADLAADGTTSFMVYLREKATLDAAARISDRARRSTVAYERLTEVAERSQQKLTADLTRRKVPYTSFWIANAVQVTGDRALVDAIAARPEVARVEPVRSHELIEPVTQPSVADDPQTPWGVEQIGAPRVWSEFGVRGDTVVIASIDTGVQFDHPALVASYRGNLGDGTFDHDYNWFDPSGVCPDATPCDNQGHGSHTVGTMVGDDGAGTRIGVAPGARWIAAKGCESRNCSDPALLAAGQWVLAPTDRNGENPRPDLRPDIVNNSWGGGQADPWYEQVVTAWRAAGIFPVFSAGNDGPACNTASSPGDYPGVYTVGAHDVDGTVAGFSSRGASGVDGHITPDIAAPGVGTVSALPGSQYGTADGTSMAAPHVAGTVALLWSAAPALRNDYDATVALLDRTAIDVDATECGGTVADNNLAGEGRLDAYQVVAQAPRAQTGRLTGTVTDAADGSPVAGVTVTVAGRSVQTGPSGGYATYLPAGTHPLTVSGFGWATRTLTVTVGSAPVVQDVALDAVPHVTLSGRVTDGSGQGWPLYARIEIAGRPGHPVFTDPTSGRYAVPVPRHGTYQLTVTPLYPGYRTVTTEVAVGGQARTANLVVAAHIACTAPGYTADTGATVFAADFATEPAGWSIVDRTDGGGWTFTDHHQRGNLTGGTGGFAIVDSDGHGVGRSQDTLLHTPMVDISQIAAPVLRFRTDARIAGNGDVAAIDVSTDGTEWVNVSQVTESVRGPQLVEIPLAPVAGADQVQVRFRYRGGYSWWWQVDDVAIVDRTCTPVDGGLIAGFTSDANTGTPVVGARVADPQRPDEYGTSAATPADETVPDGFYWFFASGAGQQRSFVAEAAPYQPRKRTASVVAGGARRVDFDLRSGQLAVSGAPVEAELTPGGSGSAEFTVRNTGSAPVTVEVLERPAASATPPLTGQPPWQRLADAPDGLSDNAAVVLDGVVYSVGGGTHLGTTRQAWAYDLAADSWQRLPDLPRDRGKPAVAAVDGKVYVFGGWDTEFRPQSAVDVFDPATGAWHTLAGVTNPAPRAAAAAVVVEGLIYLVGGCRDDLCRASADVLTFDPATGTFRARVDYPHEVAWHACGAIDLRIYCAGGYSHDGDYADTVAYDPDTDRWAARADMPHHVTGAAYSVAAGRLVLAGGMLAAGEITDRTIGYDPVADAWQELAPTGQAASRGAGACGGLAIGGMSPQWAALPSISRWSGADGCTPPAEAPWLRVRPASFTLAPGASKAVTLRFTADAATGVDGPGRYTATLALRAQTPYPVPTVPVELTVRQR, translated from the coding sequence ATGATCCATCCACCTGGACGGACCGGCCCGCCACCAGCGGGTGTCCGGTACGCCGCCGCGATCGTCCGGTACGTCGCCGCGACGCTGGCGGTCGTACTCGGCGTCACCGCCGCCACCACGGCCGCACCCGCCGCGTCGGCGGCCCCGATCGGCGGCACCGGCGACGCCCCGGCGGCGGTCAGTGCCGAACTGCTGGCCGACCTGGCCGCCGACGGCACCACCAGCTTCATGGTCTACCTGCGGGAGAAGGCGACCCTGGACGCCGCAGCCCGGATCAGCGACCGGGCCCGGCGCTCCACTGTCGCGTACGAGCGGTTGACCGAGGTCGCCGAGCGCAGCCAACAGAAGCTGACCGCCGACCTGACCCGGCGCAAGGTGCCGTACACCAGCTTCTGGATCGCCAACGCGGTGCAGGTCACCGGGGACCGGGCGCTGGTCGACGCGATCGCCGCCCGGCCGGAGGTGGCGCGGGTGGAGCCGGTGCGCAGCCACGAGCTGATCGAGCCGGTCACGCAGCCGTCGGTCGCCGACGATCCGCAGACCCCGTGGGGGGTGGAGCAGATCGGCGCGCCCCGGGTCTGGTCGGAGTTCGGCGTACGTGGCGACACCGTGGTGATTGCCAGCATCGACACCGGAGTCCAGTTCGACCATCCGGCGCTGGTCGCCAGCTACCGGGGGAACCTCGGTGACGGCACCTTCGACCACGACTACAACTGGTTCGACCCGTCCGGGGTGTGCCCGGACGCGACGCCCTGCGACAACCAGGGGCACGGCAGCCACACCGTGGGCACGATGGTCGGTGACGACGGCGCCGGTACCCGGATCGGGGTGGCGCCGGGGGCACGGTGGATCGCGGCGAAGGGCTGCGAGTCCCGCAACTGCTCCGACCCGGCGCTGCTGGCCGCCGGCCAGTGGGTGCTGGCGCCGACCGACCGCAACGGCGAGAACCCACGCCCCGACCTGCGGCCGGACATTGTCAACAACTCGTGGGGCGGTGGCCAGGCCGACCCCTGGTACGAGCAGGTGGTGACCGCGTGGCGGGCGGCCGGGATCTTCCCGGTCTTCTCGGCCGGCAACGACGGGCCGGCGTGCAACACCGCCAGCTCCCCCGGCGACTACCCGGGCGTCTACACCGTCGGCGCGCACGACGTCGACGGCACGGTCGCGGGCTTCTCCAGCCGGGGCGCGTCCGGGGTGGACGGCCACATCACGCCGGACATCGCCGCCCCCGGGGTGGGCACCGTCTCGGCGCTGCCGGGCAGCCAGTACGGCACCGCCGACGGCACGTCGATGGCGGCGCCGCACGTCGCCGGCACGGTCGCACTGCTGTGGTCGGCCGCGCCGGCGCTGCGCAACGACTACGACGCGACGGTCGCCTTGCTGGACCGTACCGCGATCGACGTCGACGCGACCGAATGCGGCGGCACCGTGGCGGACAACAACCTGGCCGGCGAGGGTCGGCTGGACGCGTACCAGGTGGTGGCGCAGGCGCCGCGGGCGCAGACCGGCCGGCTGACCGGCACGGTGACCGACGCGGCGGACGGCTCCCCGGTCGCCGGGGTGACCGTGACGGTCGCCGGCCGCAGTGTGCAGACCGGACCCAGCGGCGGGTACGCGACGTACCTGCCGGCCGGAACGCACCCGCTGACCGTGTCCGGGTTCGGCTGGGCCACCCGGACGCTGACGGTGACGGTCGGCTCCGCGCCGGTGGTCCAGGACGTCGCCCTCGACGCGGTGCCACACGTCACCCTCTCCGGTCGGGTCACCGACGGCTCCGGGCAGGGCTGGCCGCTGTACGCGCGGATCGAGATCGCCGGCCGCCCCGGCCACCCGGTCTTCACCGACCCGACCAGCGGGCGGTACGCCGTACCGGTGCCCCGGCACGGCACGTACCAGTTGACGGTGACCCCGCTGTACCCCGGCTACCGGACGGTGACCACCGAGGTGGCGGTCGGCGGCCAGGCCCGGACGGCGAACCTGGTGGTGGCGGCGCACATCGCCTGCACCGCCCCCGGCTACACGGCCGACACCGGCGCTACGGTGTTCGCCGCCGACTTCGCCACCGAGCCGGCCGGATGGTCGATCGTGGACCGCACCGACGGCGGCGGCTGGACCTTCACCGACCACCACCAGCGGGGCAACCTGACCGGCGGTACCGGCGGGTTCGCCATCGTCGACAGCGACGGCCACGGCGTCGGGCGCAGCCAGGACACCCTGCTGCACACGCCGATGGTCGACATCTCGCAGATCGCGGCACCGGTGCTGCGGTTCCGCACCGACGCGCGGATCGCCGGCAACGGCGACGTCGCCGCGATCGACGTCTCCACCGACGGCACCGAATGGGTCAACGTCTCCCAGGTGACCGAGAGCGTACGCGGGCCGCAGTTGGTGGAGATTCCGCTGGCCCCGGTGGCCGGTGCCGACCAGGTGCAGGTCCGGTTCCGCTACCGGGGCGGGTACAGCTGGTGGTGGCAGGTCGACGACGTGGCGATCGTCGACCGCACCTGCACGCCGGTCGACGGCGGGCTGATCGCCGGGTTCACCAGCGACGCGAACACCGGGACGCCGGTGGTCGGGGCGCGGGTCGCCGACCCGCAGCGCCCGGACGAGTACGGGACGTCGGCGGCCACCCCGGCCGACGAGACGGTGCCGGACGGGTTCTACTGGTTCTTCGCCAGCGGGGCCGGGCAGCAACGGTCGTTCGTCGCCGAGGCCGCGCCGTACCAGCCGCGGAAGCGGACCGCGTCGGTGGTCGCCGGCGGTGCCCGGCGGGTCGACTTCGACCTGCGCAGCGGGCAGTTGGCGGTCTCCGGCGCACCGGTCGAGGCGGAGCTGACGCCCGGCGGCAGCGGCAGTGCCGAGTTCACCGTCCGCAACACCGGGTCCGCGCCGGTGACGGTGGAGGTGCTGGAACGGCCCGCCGCGTCGGCGACGCCGCCGCTGACCGGGCAGCCGCCGTGGCAGCGGCTGGCCGACGCCCCGGACGGGCTGTCCGACAACGCCGCCGTGGTGCTCGACGGCGTCGTCTACTCGGTCGGCGGCGGCACCCATCTGGGCACCACCCGGCAGGCGTGGGCCTACGACCTGGCCGCCGACTCCTGGCAACGGCTGCCGGACCTGCCCCGCGACCGGGGCAAGCCGGCGGTCGCGGCGGTCGACGGCAAGGTGTACGTCTTCGGCGGCTGGGACACCGAGTTCCGCCCGCAGTCGGCGGTCGACGTGTTCGACCCGGCGACCGGGGCGTGGCACACGCTCGCCGGGGTGACCAACCCGGCACCTCGGGCGGCAGCGGCGGCAGTGGTCGTCGAAGGGCTGATCTACCTGGTCGGCGGCTGCCGGGACGACCTGTGCCGGGCGTCGGCCGACGTGCTGACGTTCGACCCGGCGACTGGCACGTTCCGGGCCCGCGTCGACTACCCGCACGAGGTGGCGTGGCACGCCTGCGGGGCGATCGACCTGCGGATCTACTGCGCGGGCGGGTACAGCCACGACGGCGACTACGCCGACACCGTCGCCTACGACCCGGACACCGACCGCTGGGCGGCCCGCGCGGACATGCCGCATCACGTGACCGGCGCGGCGTACTCGGTGGCGGCCGGCCGGCTGGTGCTGGCCGGCGGGATGCTCGCCGCCGGCGAGATCACCGACCGGACCATCGGGTACGACCCGGTGGCCGACGCCTGGCAGGAGCTGGCCCCGACCGGGCAGGCCGCGTCCCGGGGTGCCGGTGCCTGCGGCGGGCTGGCGATCGGCGGCATGTCGCCGCAGTGGGCGGCGCTGCCGTCGATCTCCCGGTGGTCCGGGGCGGACGGCTGCACGCCGCCGGCCGAGGCGCCCTGGCTGCGGGTACGGCCGGCCAGCTTCACGCTGGCACCGGGCGCGTCGAAGGCCGTCACGCTGCGGTTCACCGCCGACGCCGCGACCGGGGTCGACGGACCCGGCCGGTACACCGCCACGTTGGCGCTGCGGGCGCAGACCCCGTACCCGGTGCCGACCGTGCCGGTGGAGTTGACGGTACGGCAGCGGTAG
- a CDS encoding NAD(P)H-dependent oxidoreductase → METDNVAGPTGPLRVGVIAGSTRPTRRSPAIAQWVASDRSQPDLRLELVDLASFDLPMLGEPLAAVFGSYEHETTRRWAAAIASYQAYVMVVPEYNASFPGVLKNALDHLYAEWADKPVAFVGYGMAGGGRAVTQLRQVAEELRMRPVATSLHLSPQQVVDGRYAPKAGDVESRARLLAELAGALDVTHAPAADGSIR, encoded by the coding sequence ATGGAAACGGACAACGTCGCCGGCCCTACCGGACCGCTGCGGGTCGGCGTGATCGCCGGCAGCACCCGCCCCACGAGGCGGTCACCGGCCATCGCCCAGTGGGTGGCCTCGGACCGCAGCCAGCCGGATCTCCGCCTGGAGCTGGTCGACCTGGCCAGCTTCGACCTGCCGATGCTGGGGGAGCCGCTCGCCGCCGTCTTCGGCAGCTACGAGCATGAGACCACCCGCCGCTGGGCCGCTGCGATCGCCAGCTACCAGGCGTACGTCATGGTCGTCCCCGAGTACAACGCCTCCTTCCCGGGAGTGCTGAAAAACGCCCTCGACCACCTGTACGCCGAGTGGGCCGACAAGCCGGTGGCCTTCGTCGGCTACGGGATGGCCGGCGGCGGCCGCGCCGTGACGCAGCTGCGCCAGGTGGCCGAGGAGCTGCGGATGCGCCCGGTTGCCACGTCGCTGCACCTTTCGCCGCAGCAGGTCGTCGACGGCCGGTACGCGCCGAAGGCCGGCGATGTCGAGTCCCGCGCCCGCCTGCTGGCCGAGCTGGCCGGGGCGCTCGACGTCACCCACGCGCCCGCCGCCGACGGCAGCATCCGATGA
- a CDS encoding acyltransferase, whose protein sequence is MRVSGSLSDRAEGTASSARTPAGSRERSPYIDALRALAIVRVYLLHTLWLTWLPLAFPAMPVMFALAGYLTAVSLDRGAPLRVVGSRLRRLLPPLWALAVVAVPLMVLVGWRPSLLDVTWWVAPLRNPPSSEWGGPFSLGLWYIRAYLWLVLLSPLLWWAFRRWPVGALLGLPALAVLLTSPLVDLPVNPVTDVVWSVAAYGSCWLIGYARHTGLLDRVPLRWYVLGVGVLALGAMMWLADRGEDDQLGGLVWGWAVVLLLMRARPRLGWLAQVPWLARLIRMINARAVTIYVWHLPVLYAAGALLTVAGLYAGKAAILGVGTVLLVAVVLALGWVEDLAARRRPSLLPPS, encoded by the coding sequence ATGCGTGTCAGCGGGTCCCTGAGTGATCGTGCCGAGGGGACCGCCTCCTCGGCACGCACGCCGGCCGGGTCACGCGAGCGCAGCCCGTACATCGACGCGTTGCGGGCGTTGGCGATCGTGCGGGTCTACCTGCTGCACACCCTGTGGCTGACCTGGCTGCCGCTGGCGTTCCCGGCGATGCCGGTGATGTTCGCGCTGGCCGGCTATCTCACCGCCGTGTCGCTGGACCGGGGCGCGCCGCTGCGGGTGGTCGGCTCCCGGCTGCGCCGGCTGCTGCCGCCGCTGTGGGCGCTCGCCGTGGTCGCCGTACCGCTGATGGTCCTGGTCGGCTGGCGGCCCAGCCTGCTGGACGTCACCTGGTGGGTGGCACCGCTGCGCAACCCGCCGTCCAGCGAGTGGGGCGGGCCGTTCTCCCTCGGGCTGTGGTACATCCGCGCCTACCTGTGGCTGGTGCTGCTCTCCCCGCTGCTGTGGTGGGCGTTCCGCCGCTGGCCGGTCGGCGCACTGCTGGGCCTGCCGGCGCTCGCCGTACTGCTGACGTCGCCGCTGGTCGACCTGCCGGTCAATCCGGTCACCGACGTGGTCTGGTCGGTGGCCGCGTACGGCAGTTGCTGGCTGATCGGGTACGCCCGGCACACCGGGCTGCTCGACCGGGTGCCGCTGAGGTGGTACGTGCTCGGCGTCGGCGTGCTGGCGCTCGGCGCGATGATGTGGCTGGCCGACCGGGGCGAGGACGACCAGCTCGGCGGGCTGGTCTGGGGCTGGGCGGTGGTGCTGCTGCTGATGCGGGCCCGACCCCGGCTGGGCTGGCTGGCCCAGGTGCCGTGGTTGGCCCGACTCATCCGCATGATCAACGCGCGGGCGGTGACCATCTACGTCTGGCACCTGCCGGTGCTGTACGCCGCCGGCGCGCTGCTCACCGTGGCCGGGCTCTACGCCGGCAAGGCGGCGATCCTCGGCGTGGGCACCGTGCTGCTGGTCGCGGTGGTGCTGGCGCTGGGCTGGGTCGAGGACCTCGCCGCCCGCCGCCGCCCGTCGCTGCTGCCACCCAGTTGA